A window of Zingiber officinale cultivar Zhangliang chromosome 5A, Zo_v1.1, whole genome shotgun sequence contains these coding sequences:
- the LOC121980523 gene encoding uncharacterized protein LOC121980523 isoform X2, producing MQSSVLCDDDEINRTILWKRGRLNKEGEFVGDELKQTVNKIIKKNADVLVVYGLSSANTSLTLAKAMLLQDQTTVVVDHSSSCLLSDTLHKSSTMSSIDSAGNSDNRYELDECFEGFTLLHLA from the exons ATGCAG tccagtgttttatgtgatgacgATGAGATAAACAGAACCATCCTCTGGAAGAGAGGGCGGCTCAACAAAGAAGGGGAATTTGTTGGTgatgagttgaagcaaacagtgaataagattataaaaaaaa ATGCAGATGTGCTTGTTGTTTATGGCCTGTCATCAGCAAATACATCTTTAACACTCGCAAAAGCTATGCTTCTGCAAGATCAGACAACTGTCGTGGTAGATCATAGTTCTAGCTGCTTATTAAGTGATACCTTGCATAAATCTTCTACTATGAGTTCTATTGACTCAGCAGGCAATAGTGACAATAGATACGAATTGGATGAATGCTTTGAAGGCTTTACTCTACTTCATCTTGCATGA
- the LOC121980523 gene encoding uncharacterized protein LOC121980523 isoform X3: MQSSVLCDDDEINRTILWKRGRLNKEGEFVGDELKQTVNKIIKKNADVLVVYGLSSANTSLTLAKAMLLQDQTTVVAIVTIDTNWMNALKALLYFILHD, from the exons ATGCAG tccagtgttttatgtgatgacgATGAGATAAACAGAACCATCCTCTGGAAGAGAGGGCGGCTCAACAAAGAAGGGGAATTTGTTGGTgatgagttgaagcaaacagtgaataagattataaaaaaaa ATGCAGATGTGCTTGTTGTTTATGGCCTGTCATCAGCAAATACATCTTTAACACTCGCAAAAGCTATGCTTCTGCAAGATCAGACAACTGTCGTG GCAATAGTGACAATAGATACGAATTGGATGAATGCTTTGAAGGCTTTACTCTACTTCATCTTGCATGACTAA